The proteins below are encoded in one region of Haloterrigena turkmenica DSM 5511:
- a CDS encoding DUF7344 domain-containing protein codes for MPELDYPSRSAGSPSSESQSDKSQELNQDDAFHLLQTNRRRESIRYLLDHEDERAVRMRDIAEHIAAKEHDTTVKQLTSTQRQRVYIPLYQSHLPKLDKKGIIEYEKTRGIVRPGDRLEEIRPYLEAQPLQRESEQPARASASSALPRYYHIALGISLGLLGATVSGLLATPGLFLVTLITGLFALTSAVSILADVLPASETKRPQLRS; via the coding sequence ATGCCTGAATTAGACTATCCGTCCCGTTCGGCGGGTTCGCCCTCCAGCGAGTCCCAGTCTGACAAGTCACAGGAACTTAACCAAGACGATGCCTTTCATCTTCTTCAGACGAACCGCCGCCGAGAGAGTATCCGCTATCTGCTGGATCACGAGGATGAAAGAGCCGTTCGAATGCGCGATATCGCTGAGCACATTGCAGCGAAAGAGCACGATACCACGGTCAAGCAATTAACGTCGACCCAGCGCCAGCGGGTGTACATTCCCCTCTATCAGTCACACCTGCCGAAACTTGATAAGAAAGGGATCATCGAATACGAGAAGACACGCGGAATTGTGCGTCCTGGTGATCGCCTTGAGGAGATCCGCCCTTATCTCGAGGCACAGCCTTTGCAGAGGGAGAGCGAGCAGCCAGCGCGTGCGTCCGCTTCCAGTGCCCTCCCCAGATATTACCACATAGCCCTCGGCATCAGTCTGGGCCTGCTGGGAGCTACTGTGAGTGGCCTTTTAGCGACCCCTGGGCTGTTCCTCGTGACGCTCATCACAGGTCTATTCGCGCTGACCAGTGCTGTTTCGATCCTCGCTGACGTCCTGCCAGCGAGTGAGACTAAGCGGCCCCAACTGCGTAGCTGA
- a CDS encoding bacterio-opsin activator domain-containing protein — protein MSSVSLSPKQVLEVFETLAPPGTPLTTPEVAAEFDCSHRTIYNKLETLVNNGSLETKKVGARGRVWWRPLQECDHEDEDEDERFYQSLFDSIDKGIFLADVIFNRDGEPIDVLYREANTAATEMVGENFEGRFLTEIDLGYEDHWYETFGRVTSTGEGERLEVYAEPDGHWYDVYVFKPPNDGNRRIGIIFQDITERKRARQKLEEERDMFADGPTVVFRWTPEADEGWPVEYVSENVEDVFGYTPAELESGDIPYTDLLLDEELDRIASEVAENSDETTERFSHEPYRIKTKGGDIRWVKDITKIVRNGSGKIVNYLGYLVDITERKQAEETLKQTNRSLKRLNRASADLFDAEPDAIADRVAELTQHVLDIEYAALWRYDETTGEIREYATSVDPELDADSVTPSEGFHNQVWKTFISNDVSADTDLNVPNSGVIETKAPLRSCVLVPLGRHGVICAGSTRVEAFNGRVADLAETVAATIKAAWDHAEGEQQLTDRNAELERLDRLNGLIRGIDQALVDAETLEAIDQSVCELLADSELYEFAWIGERDPGSDTIRPREWVGVDHGYLETLSISTDQHPSNEDPVAAAVRTQHVQVVEDVAIDPRAADWREATLDRGARSCISIPLVYNRSLYGVLSVYAAQPKPDERDHAVLAELGETIAHAINAVETRRTLLTDSVTELTLEIHEADDVLTKLARKTDTEIEFDGLVPQSDGAPHLFFSAHDVIAEDVLAAVRHLPEVAEITLIREEESRCVFEATVTESTLISYVENEGVVRSLSTTPETTTLIVDLPAAATVREFVETIQEIYPGTELVTRQTCEREITTRQDLRDALTERFTDRQLEILETAYRSGFFESPRVRTGKELSEALGITQSTFSYHLREAQRRLCEIVFENS, from the coding sequence ATGAGTTCTGTCTCCCTATCGCCCAAACAGGTTTTAGAGGTGTTTGAAACCCTCGCACCCCCCGGGACACCGCTGACGACCCCAGAAGTCGCCGCCGAGTTCGACTGTAGCCACCGGACCATCTATAACAAACTAGAGACACTCGTCAACAACGGCTCACTCGAAACGAAGAAAGTCGGAGCACGTGGTCGCGTATGGTGGCGACCCCTACAGGAATGCGATCATGAGGATGAAGACGAAGACGAGCGGTTCTATCAATCATTGTTCGATTCGATCGACAAGGGCATCTTCCTCGCAGACGTGATCTTCAACAGGGATGGCGAACCGATAGACGTCCTCTATCGTGAGGCCAATACAGCAGCAACGGAAATGGTCGGCGAAAACTTCGAAGGCCGCTTCTTAACCGAGATTGATCTAGGGTACGAGGACCATTGGTACGAGACCTTCGGCCGGGTGACTAGCACCGGCGAGGGAGAACGTCTTGAAGTATATGCGGAACCGGATGGGCACTGGTATGACGTCTACGTGTTCAAGCCGCCGAACGACGGCAATCGGCGTATCGGAATCATCTTCCAGGATATCACCGAGCGCAAGCGTGCCCGACAGAAATTGGAAGAAGAACGGGATATGTTCGCCGACGGACCGACGGTCGTCTTCCGGTGGACGCCCGAGGCCGATGAGGGATGGCCGGTCGAGTACGTCTCCGAAAACGTCGAGGACGTGTTCGGGTACACGCCTGCGGAACTCGAATCCGGAGATATCCCGTATACCGACCTCCTCCTCGATGAAGAACTCGACCGGATCGCCAGCGAGGTCGCGGAGAACAGCGACGAAACGACCGAGCGGTTCAGTCACGAGCCCTACCGGATCAAAACCAAAGGCGGTGACATCCGGTGGGTGAAAGACATCACAAAGATCGTCCGGAACGGTTCCGGGAAGATTGTCAACTATCTTGGGTACCTTGTTGACATCACCGAGCGCAAGCAGGCCGAGGAAACGCTGAAGCAAACGAACCGATCGCTCAAACGACTCAATAGGGCGAGCGCCGACCTGTTCGACGCCGAGCCGGATGCCATCGCTGACCGCGTCGCCGAACTTACCCAGCATGTCCTCGACATCGAGTACGCCGCGCTGTGGCGCTACGACGAGACGACCGGCGAAATCCGGGAGTACGCCACCTCCGTCGATCCCGAACTGGACGCAGATAGCGTTACGCCTTCCGAGGGATTCCATAACCAGGTGTGGAAGACCTTCATCAGTAACGACGTATCCGCCGATACCGATCTTAACGTCCCCAACAGCGGGGTGATCGAAACAAAAGCCCCACTGCGAAGTTGTGTTCTCGTCCCGCTGGGACGACACGGCGTCATTTGTGCTGGTTCGACGCGAGTCGAAGCGTTCAATGGCCGCGTGGCCGATCTCGCAGAGACGGTCGCGGCGACGATTAAGGCCGCGTGGGACCATGCCGAAGGCGAACAGCAGTTGACCGACCGCAACGCGGAACTCGAACGTCTTGACAGACTGAACGGGCTCATTAGGGGCATCGATCAGGCATTAGTGGATGCTGAGACACTCGAAGCGATCGACCAGTCCGTGTGTGAACTCCTCGCGGACTCCGAGCTGTACGAGTTCGCCTGGATCGGCGAGCGTGATCCAGGCTCTGACACAATCCGGCCCAGAGAGTGGGTCGGTGTCGATCACGGCTACCTGGAAACACTGTCAATTTCGACCGACCAGCATCCCTCAAACGAAGATCCTGTCGCCGCCGCCGTGCGAACACAGCACGTGCAGGTGGTCGAAGACGTTGCCATCGACCCGCGTGCCGCCGACTGGCGAGAAGCAACGCTCGACCGCGGGGCGCGCTCGTGTATCAGCATTCCGCTGGTCTACAACAGATCGCTATACGGTGTCCTGTCGGTATACGCCGCGCAGCCGAAACCCGACGAGCGCGATCATGCGGTGCTTGCCGAACTCGGGGAGACGATTGCCCACGCGATCAACGCCGTCGAAACCAGACGGACGTTGTTGACCGACAGCGTCACCGAGCTCACGCTCGAAATTCACGAGGCCGACGACGTCCTTACCAAACTCGCTCGGAAGACCGACACCGAGATCGAATTCGACGGGCTCGTTCCCCAGAGCGACGGTGCACCCCACCTCTTCTTTTCTGCGCATGATGTCATCGCCGAGGACGTGCTCGCTGCAGTACGACACCTACCTGAAGTAGCGGAGATAACGCTGATCAGGGAGGAGGAGTCACGGTGCGTCTTCGAAGCAACGGTCACCGAGTCCACACTCATATCATATGTCGAGAACGAAGGTGTCGTTCGCTCGCTTTCAACTACACCTGAAACAACCACTCTTATCGTTGATCTCCCTGCAGCCGCGACCGTTCGGGAGTTCGTCGAAACTATCCAAGAGATCTATCCAGGTACTGAACTTGTGACTCGTCAGACATGTGAACGGGAGATTACGACGCGTCAGGACCTGCGCGACGCCCTCACTGAGCGGTTCACTGACCGACAACTCGAAATCCTGGAAACCGCCTATCGGAGCGGGTTCTTCGAGTCACCGCGCGTACGGACGGGGAAGGAATTGTCCGAGGCGCTGGGGATTACGCAATCGACGTTCTCCTACCACCTCCGGGAAGCCCAACGCCGTCTCTGTGAGATAGTGTTCGAAAACTCCTGA
- a CDS encoding tyrosine-type recombinase/integrase, which produces MIDEYDEKTVSRWLEDGGDRTKTEILDALLRKKEVPPPALTKNGGRRVMKTLCNEANIEIDGEYLKPHGGRRRLGHELYASGKPEYAQQALRHQSIETTHEAYSDIKNEDVANVIDDVVGSD; this is translated from the coding sequence TTGATCGACGAGTACGACGAGAAGACAGTATCCCGGTGGCTCGAGGATGGGGGTGACAGGACGAAAACCGAAATCCTCGACGCACTACTCCGTAAAAAGGAGGTCCCGCCACCTGCGCTTACGAAAAACGGTGGCCGTCGTGTGATGAAAACGCTCTGCAACGAGGCGAACATCGAAATCGACGGCGAGTACCTGAAACCGCACGGTGGCCGGCGTAGACTCGGCCACGAACTGTACGCCAGTGGGAAGCCAGAGTACGCCCAGCAGGCCCTTCGGCACCAGTCAATCGAAACGACCCACGAAGCCTACAGCGATATCAAAAACGAGGACGTCGCAAACGTCATCGACGACGTCGTAGGCAGCGACTGA
- the gfo6 gene encoding D-xylose 1-dehydrogenase Gfo6 — MEFDLDSFSARDWERPTDADAVRFAMVGLGWWTREHAIPAVENADYCATTVLVSSSTEKAEEVAADLEGIEGTLTYDEYADGAATDAYDAVYVCTPNGLHRDHVEAAAARDKAILCEKPLEATVEDAQALVDACREADVPLMVAYRLQTEPVARRARELIRDGAIGDVVSILGHMSDTILDAADETSWRFDPDLAGGTTLNDIGIYPLNTIRFILEEDPQAVYARTESEQPAYEGTDEHAAFQLEFPDGKLASCTVTHSATVTSSLRFVGTEGELSIEGLFFPNTQKVLRVSGTDIESEYQPEPVDQMREEFDYFANRLQRGLDPEPDGEHGMVDMRVIRALYESAERGQRVKLDL; from the coding sequence ATGGAGTTCGATCTCGACAGCTTCAGTGCTCGCGACTGGGAACGCCCTACAGACGCCGATGCGGTCCGGTTCGCCATGGTCGGACTCGGGTGGTGGACGCGCGAGCACGCGATCCCTGCCGTCGAAAACGCGGACTATTGTGCGACGACGGTCCTGGTCAGTTCCAGTACGGAGAAGGCTGAGGAGGTCGCGGCTGACCTGGAGGGGATCGAGGGAACCCTCACTTACGACGAGTATGCCGACGGCGCGGCAACCGATGCCTACGACGCAGTGTACGTCTGCACGCCGAACGGACTCCACCGGGACCACGTCGAAGCCGCGGCCGCGCGCGATAAGGCGATCCTCTGCGAGAAGCCCCTGGAAGCGACTGTCGAGGACGCTCAGGCGCTCGTCGACGCCTGCCGGGAAGCTGATGTCCCGCTGATGGTCGCCTACCGGCTCCAGACCGAACCGGTGGCCCGCCGCGCCCGAGAACTGATCCGGGACGGCGCAATCGGCGATGTCGTCTCGATACTCGGGCACATGTCGGACACGATCCTCGACGCCGCCGACGAGACGAGCTGGCGGTTCGACCCCGACCTCGCCGGCGGGACGACGCTCAACGACATCGGGATCTACCCGCTGAACACGATCCGGTTCATCCTGGAGGAAGATCCCCAAGCGGTGTACGCTCGGACGGAGTCCGAACAGCCCGCCTACGAGGGAACCGACGAGCACGCAGCGTTCCAGCTAGAGTTCCCCGACGGCAAGCTCGCCTCGTGTACAGTCACGCACAGCGCGACAGTGACCTCGAGCCTCCGGTTCGTCGGCACCGAAGGTGAACTGAGCATCGAGGGGCTCTTCTTCCCGAACACCCAGAAAGTGCTCCGGGTATCCGGAACGGACATCGAGAGCGAGTATCAGCCGGAGCCGGTCGACCAGATGCGCGAGGAGTTCGACTACTTCGCTAACCGCCTCCAGCGTGGTCTCGACCCCGAACCCGACGGCGAACACGGTATGGTCGACATGCGCGTCATCCGTGCCCTCTACGAATCCGCTGAGAGGGGACAGCGCGTCAAACTCGACCTGTGA
- a CDS encoding molybdopterin oxidoreductase family protein codes for MNPNGRLCRKGINALDVDTEDRLTQPLLRDRGELRPASWGEAYERIVDGIEATLDRHGPNAMGFFGAPHCTNEENYLLQKLARMLGTNNIDNRARLCHESTTRCLETRVGWPASTNGLAELSDADVIIIAGANPAKRQPIAFNSFVRPAVNNGATLVHIDPIGNATTRLAEIHITPRPETDALVFDLLSTQLLDGNDIDREFIHERTRQFEPFAASIRGLNPTEAMSAAGVDETQIDRLAELVATADGVAALVGTGIEGDNTNAPEALLNLLLLTGNIGRPGAGLYVLRGLANEQGATDTGCVPDRLPGHQSVTATDARERIAKEWGMIPPSNHGKNAREMLTACGKEIRAAVVVGENPAISKCDPDWTCERLDTLDHLVVLDLFLSETASNADVVLPAAAGFEKRGTITNLERRVQRFSPMTHPPSSARSDFEILRDLGTLLLPDSNAFEYQTVADVFDELTRIAPTYEGLSFAELGLSGRQWPVNSDSTLYRDSFETSDGRAVFSNDQSRFTFDSASGLSLIAGGRVGETQGDDSEAKRRLRMHPEDAQDRNIGDQDLVVISNEEQTIKARVELDEKVRCTTVYLPARVADPLLRRGTSAIIVTSATKRNQN; via the coding sequence ATGAATCCGAACGGTCGGCTCTGCCGAAAGGGCATTAACGCACTTGACGTCGACACGGAAGATCGGCTTACGCAACCACTACTCCGAGATCGGGGAGAACTCCGGCCAGCGTCGTGGGGCGAAGCCTATGAACGGATCGTCGACGGGATCGAAGCTACGCTCGACCGGCATGGCCCCAACGCAATGGGGTTCTTCGGTGCGCCACACTGTACCAACGAAGAGAATTATCTCCTGCAAAAGCTGGCACGGATGCTTGGAACGAACAACATCGATAATCGGGCCCGTCTCTGTCACGAATCGACGACTCGGTGTCTCGAGACCCGTGTTGGATGGCCAGCATCAACGAATGGACTCGCTGAACTGAGCGACGCTGACGTAATTATAATCGCAGGGGCTAATCCCGCGAAACGGCAGCCAATCGCGTTCAATAGCTTCGTCCGGCCGGCGGTCAATAACGGTGCGACGCTCGTCCACATCGATCCGATCGGGAATGCAACGACTCGCCTCGCAGAGATTCATATAACTCCTCGTCCAGAAACCGATGCACTGGTGTTCGATCTGTTGAGTACTCAGCTCCTCGATGGAAATGATATCGACCGAGAGTTCATCCACGAGCGCACCCGACAGTTCGAACCGTTCGCAGCATCTATACGAGGACTTAATCCAACAGAAGCAATGTCAGCGGCAGGTGTCGACGAGACACAAATCGATCGCCTCGCAGAACTTGTCGCGACGGCTGACGGGGTCGCAGCGCTAGTCGGAACAGGTATTGAGGGCGACAACACAAATGCCCCCGAAGCGCTCCTCAACCTCCTCCTTCTCACTGGGAACATCGGACGCCCCGGTGCTGGATTGTACGTGCTCCGCGGCCTCGCGAACGAGCAGGGAGCGACTGATACCGGCTGTGTCCCAGATCGTCTGCCCGGTCACCAATCGGTGACTGCGACCGACGCTCGTGAACGGATCGCTAAGGAGTGGGGTATGATACCCCCATCCAACCATGGGAAGAATGCGCGGGAGATGCTTACGGCCTGCGGCAAGGAAATCCGCGCAGCGGTTGTCGTTGGCGAGAATCCGGCTATTTCGAAGTGCGATCCTGATTGGACTTGTGAGCGGCTCGATACACTCGACCATCTCGTTGTCCTCGACCTGTTTCTCAGCGAGACTGCAAGCAACGCGGACGTTGTGCTCCCAGCCGCTGCTGGATTCGAGAAACGGGGAACTATAACAAATCTCGAACGACGAGTCCAACGCTTTTCGCCAATGACACACCCTCCTAGTTCGGCCCGCTCAGATTTCGAAATCCTTCGTGATCTCGGGACACTGTTACTCCCCGATTCGAACGCCTTTGAATACCAAACGGTAGCCGACGTGTTCGATGAATTGACCCGTATCGCACCTACGTATGAAGGACTTTCCTTCGCCGAGCTTGGACTATCCGGTCGACAGTGGCCAGTCAACTCCGACTCGACACTGTACCGCGACAGTTTCGAGACGTCTGACGGACGGGCAGTTTTCAGTAACGACCAATCGAGATTCACCTTCGATTCCGCAAGTGGGCTCTCCTTGATCGCTGGCGGACGGGTCGGAGAGACACAAGGGGATGATAGCGAGGCTAAACGCCGACTCAGAATGCATCCAGAAGACGCCCAAGACCGAAATATTGGAGATCAGGATCTCGTTGTAATCTCGAATGAGGAACAGACTATCAAGGCCAGAGTCGAGTTGGACGAGAAGGTTCGGTGCACGACGGTATACTTGCCAGCCCGAGTTGCGGATCCCCTTCTGCGTCGTGGCACAAGCGCCATCATAGTTACGTCAGCTACCAAACGGAATCAAAACTAA
- a CDS encoding DUF1641 domain-containing protein translates to MAKPQSSYPESATNGARKERPESNGEAAVKDALATHGDDIAAAIEQSDELADAITTAILVIASADDEEVGHVTDSAANLVAAADGLSTDGAAELADELGKNADTLSESLDVILTFQREGHLEDLVTVASSVSESLSPEEIEELSTLLEDNGSELVAILETVLELQREGHLDDLAETAKTLSALEIDEDAARGMNELFGAIGDAQRDSEPIGPMGTLSALLNRDIRFSLGYLISFLKAKGQRIRDRS, encoded by the coding sequence ATGGCAAAACCACAGTCGTCCTACCCCGAGTCAGCGACTAACGGAGCGCGGAAAGAACGTCCCGAGAGCAACGGCGAAGCGGCCGTTAAGGATGCCCTCGCAACCCACGGTGACGACATCGCCGCAGCGATCGAGCAAAGCGACGAACTCGCAGACGCGATCACAACCGCGATCCTCGTGATCGCAAGTGCCGACGACGAAGAGGTCGGCCACGTCACGGACTCGGCAGCTAACCTCGTCGCCGCCGCTGACGGCCTCTCGACCGACGGCGCAGCGGAGCTCGCAGACGAGTTAGGTAAGAACGCCGACACGCTTTCGGAGTCGCTCGACGTCATACTCACATTCCAGCGCGAGGGCCACCTTGAAGACCTCGTGACCGTCGCTTCCTCGGTCTCCGAATCGCTCTCGCCCGAAGAAATCGAGGAGCTGTCGACACTGCTCGAAGACAACGGGTCAGAACTCGTCGCCATCCTCGAGACTGTACTGGAACTCCAACGTGAGGGCCACCTCGACGACCTCGCCGAGACGGCAAAGACGCTCTCAGCGCTGGAGATTGACGAGGATGCTGCCCGCGGTATGAACGAGTTGTTCGGCGCGATCGGCGATGCCCAGCGGGACTCCGAGCCGATTGGCCCGATGGGAACGTTGTCGGCGCTGTTGAATCGGGACATTCGGTTCAGCCTCGGATACCTCATCAGCTTCCTGAAGGCCAAAGGACAGCGCATTAGGGACCGATCCTAA